One stretch of Periplaneta americana isolate PAMFEO1 chromosome 1, P.americana_PAMFEO1_priV1, whole genome shotgun sequence DNA includes these proteins:
- the LOC138705826 gene encoding uncharacterized protein isoform X2 encodes MRLVFIAFTCFCSLATSYQHGYSNNSESVGKVLENEIADSCEDFFTCVQLKMLSNVSDIIRRDSFELANSVVLQKQSGATVGGGLTWKEVQKLRDPDRGGFGYLTALLVEKTLNLLRSHSLKINLLPDVDVKLFRNPSYDGKMDVALEVPNTARTFGGPRKRLLWLMLPLMYKMGVMTTMLAGLIVITLKSLTVGLILLLLAVGNLASKRKHYGGHYAPHGPTDIHVHVHNEPHSQEAYSGWHQHQHQDHAAEYPGHYRRTWPSHLHRQPTPLYTDIL; translated from the exons ATGCGCCTTGTGTTTATTGCTTTCACGTGTTTCTGCAGTTTAGCTACAAGTTATCAACATGGTTACAGTAATAATAGTGAATCTGTGGGAAAAGTGTTGGAAAACGAAATCGCGGACAGCTGTGAGGACTTCTTCACCTGTGTGCAGTTGAAGATGTTATCAAATGTGAGCGATATTATCAGGAGAGATTCCTTCGAACTGGCGAACAGTGTGGTGCTGCAGAAGCAATCCGGCGCAACTGTAGGGGGTGGTTTGACATGGAAAGAGGTGCAGAAACTGAGGGATCCAGATAGGGGTGGCTTCGGGTATTTGACAGCGTTGCTTGTTGAAAAGACTCTCAATCTGCTCAGAAGTCATTCACTGAAGATTAATTTGCTACCTGATGTGGACGTCAAACTTTTTAGGAATCCTAGTTACGATGGAAAGATGGATGTTGCACTAGAAGTGCCAAACACAG CACGCACTTTCGGCGGACCACGCAAGCGCCTCCTGTGGCTCATGCTGCCCCTGATGTACAAGATGGGCGTGATGACCACGATGCTGGCGGGACTGATCGTGATCACTCTGAAGAGCCTCACTGTAGGGCTCATCCTGTTGCTGCTGGCGGTAGGAAATCTGGCCAGCAAGCGCAAGCACTACGGCGGCCACTACGCGCCCCACGGCCCCACCGACATCCACGTCCACGTGCACAACGAGCCCCACTCACAAGAGGCGTACTCCGGCTGGCACCAGCACCAGCACCAGGACCACGCGGCGGAGTACCCGGGACACTACCGCAGGACCTGGCCCTCACACCTGCATCGGCAACCCACGCCTCTGTACACGGATATACTCTGA
- the LOC138705826 gene encoding uncharacterized protein isoform X1 — protein MRLVFIAFTCFCSLATSYQHGYSNNSESVGKVLENEIADSCEDFFTCVQLKMLSNVSDIIRRDSFELANSVVLQKQSGATVGGGLTWKEVQKLRDPDRGGFGYLTALLVEKTLNLLRSHSLKINLLPDVDVKLFRNPSYDGKMDVALEVPNTAARTFGGPRKRLLWLMLPLMYKMGVMTTMLAGLIVITLKSLTVGLILLLLAVGNLASKRKHYGGHYAPHGPTDIHVHVHNEPHSQEAYSGWHQHQHQDHAAEYPGHYRRTWPSHLHRQPTPLYTDIL, from the exons ATGCGCCTTGTGTTTATTGCTTTCACGTGTTTCTGCAGTTTAGCTACAAGTTATCAACATGGTTACAGTAATAATAGTGAATCTGTGGGAAAAGTGTTGGAAAACGAAATCGCGGACAGCTGTGAGGACTTCTTCACCTGTGTGCAGTTGAAGATGTTATCAAATGTGAGCGATATTATCAGGAGAGATTCCTTCGAACTGGCGAACAGTGTGGTGCTGCAGAAGCAATCCGGCGCAACTGTAGGGGGTGGTTTGACATGGAAAGAGGTGCAGAAACTGAGGGATCCAGATAGGGGTGGCTTCGGGTATTTGACAGCGTTGCTTGTTGAAAAGACTCTCAATCTGCTCAGAAGTCATTCACTGAAGATTAATTTGCTACCTGATGTGGACGTCAAACTTTTTAGGAATCCTAGTTACGATGGAAAGATGGATGTTGCACTAGAAGTGCCAAACACAG CAGCACGCACTTTCGGCGGACCACGCAAGCGCCTCCTGTGGCTCATGCTGCCCCTGATGTACAAGATGGGCGTGATGACCACGATGCTGGCGGGACTGATCGTGATCACTCTGAAGAGCCTCACTGTAGGGCTCATCCTGTTGCTGCTGGCGGTAGGAAATCTGGCCAGCAAGCGCAAGCACTACGGCGGCCACTACGCGCCCCACGGCCCCACCGACATCCACGTCCACGTGCACAACGAGCCCCACTCACAAGAGGCGTACTCCGGCTGGCACCAGCACCAGCACCAGGACCACGCGGCGGAGTACCCGGGACACTACCGCAGGACCTGGCCCTCACACCTGCATCGGCAACCCACGCCTCTGTACACGGATATACTCTGA